Proteins encoded within one genomic window of Panicum virgatum strain AP13 chromosome 1N, P.virgatum_v5, whole genome shotgun sequence:
- the LOC120655154 gene encoding endoribonuclease YBEY, chloroplastic-like isoform X5, giving the protein MARLHLLLSRALASHHLLPCTTASGLRPTPRRPLPPHSPPPFSPPHGHTLPPFAAAASRQYAASSFRIRRPSAPPMLLRRRKARRPTRKAPGELIVQIGIEEDIPDDPEILSIAETLRTDVGKVVKVAFDNLEGSEYKTRDPSISNLNKYNTVELSLLLCDDNFIRELNKEWRDEDHATDVLSMSQHIPGLDIPILQLGDIVISVDTAQRQAEERGHTLLDEIRILVVHGLLHLLGFDHELSEVAEEEMEKEEEHILNTLEWRGKGLIKSAYDIASDMAHLQSSAEANNNIEKVSLKEERRPKLSHMICDIDGTFVDYEGRLHEESVESLREAIATGVNVIMVTRKSRVSTIRTFKHLDVHDKGDFVSVTSPGVFLQGSLVYGRHGQEVYRAELDVDICKEAFLYSLKHKIPVVAYCKEQCLTLFEHPFVNLLHTVHHENKVKVMHSVEELLEYSSIQKLLLFDSAEEDSSVLRLHCSELTEGKARVLKMQPNTIDIVPLNASKGCGIRILLDHIGITEDCDLDTVGDYTRWLSNM; this is encoded by the exons ATGGCGcgcctccatctcctcctctcCCGCGCCCTCGCATCGCACCACCTTCTCCCTTGTACGAccgcctccggcctccgccCCACTCCGCGGCGGCCTCTCCCTCCCCACTCTCCGCCGCCTTTTTCTCCTCCACATGGTCATACCCTGccccccttcgccgccgccgcgtcgcggcAATACGCCGCCTCGAGCTTCAGGATAAGGCGCCCGTCGGCGCCGCCGATGTTACTGAGGCGGAGGAAGGCGAGGAGGCCGACGCGGAAGGCCCCCGGCGAGCTCATTGTGCAAATTGGCATCGAGGAGGACATCCCCGACGATCCTGAAATCTTG AGCATTGCGGAAACACTCCGAACTGATGTTGGGAAGGTGGTGAAGGTGGCCTTTGACAACCTTGAAGGCTCTGAGTACAAGACCAGAGATCCTTCTATAAGCAACTTGAACAAGTACAATACCGTCGAGCTTTCTCTGCTGCTTTGTGATGATAATTTCATCAGGGAGCTGAACAAAGAATGGAGGGATGAGGATCACGCTACGGATGTTCTGTCAATGTCACAGCATATCCCGGGGCTTGATATCCCCATT CTGCAGTTGGGTGACATAGTAATTTCTGTTGATACAGCACAGCggcaagcagaagaaagaggCCACACACTTCTTGATGAGATCAGAATCCTTGTG GTGCATGGATTGTTGCATTTATTGGGGTTTGATCATGAACTCAGCGAAGTAGCTGAagaagagatggagaaggaagaagaacatATATTAAATACTCTTGAGTGGAGAGGAAAGGGATTAATTAAGAGTGCATATGACATTGCTAGTGATATGGCACATTTACAAAGTTCTGCTG AGGCCAATAACAATATAGAGAAAGTGAGCCTAAAAGAGGAACGTCGACCCAAATTAAGCCATATGATTTGTGATATAGATG GTACTTTTGTGGATTATGAAGGACGCCTGCATGAAGAATCCGTAGAATCTTTGAGAGAGGCAATTGCAACAGGAGTAAATGTTATCATGGTTACTAGAAAG AGTCGGGTTTCCACCATCAGAACCTTCAAGCATCTTGATGTCCATGATAAAGGTGATTTTGTATCAGTGACATCACCTGGTGTATTTTTGCAG GGTTCACTTGTCTATGGAAGGCATGGCCAAGAAGTTTATAGAGCGGAATTGGATGTGGATATCTGCAAGGAG GCATTTCTGTACTCCTTGAAGCATAAAATTCCTGTTGTTGCATACTGCAAGGAACAATGTTTGACCTTGTTTGAACATCCATTTGTTAACTTGTTGCACACTGTGCATCATGAGAACAAG GTAAAAGTGATGCATTCTGTTGAGGAACTGCTGGAATATTCATCTATTCAG AAGTTGCTACTCTTTGACAGTGCCGAAGAGGATTCATCTGTCCTGAGGCTGCATTGTTCAGAACTGACTGAAGGGAAAGCGCGTGTTCTCAAAATGCAGCCAAATACAATTGATATTGTGCCACTCAATGCTTCGAAGGGTTGTGGTATAAGAATTCTACTTGATCATATTGGAATAACAGAAGAT TGTGATCTTGACACAGTTGGAGACTATACAAGATGGCTGAGCAATATGTGA
- the LOC120655154 gene encoding endoribonuclease YBEY, chloroplastic-like isoform X2, which produces MARLHLLLSRALASHHLLPCTTASGLRPTPRRPLPPHSPPPFSPPHGHTLPPFAAAASRQYAASSFRIRRPSAPPMLLRRRKARRPTRKAPGELIVQIGIEEDIPDDPEILSIAETLRTDVGKVVKVAFDNLEGSEYKTRDPSISNLNKYNTVELSLLLCDDNFIRELNKEWRDEDHATDVLSMSQHIPGLDIPILQLGDIVISVDTAQRQAEERGHTLLDEIRILVVVCFFSLFFLRRVHGLLHLLGFDHELSEVAEEEMEKEEEHILNTLEWRGKGLIKSAYDIASDMAHLQSSAEANNNIEKVSLKEERRPKLSHMICDIDGTFVDYEGRLHEESVESLREAIATGVNVIMVTRKSRVSTIRTFKHLDVHDKGDFVSVTSPGVFLQGSLVYGRHGQEVYRAELDVDICKEAFLYSLKHKIPVVAYCKEQCLTLFEHPFVNLLHTVHHENKVKVMHSVEELLEYSSIQKLLLFDSAEEDSSVLRLHCSELTEGKARVLKMQPNTIDIVPLNASKGCGIRILLDHIGITEDCDLDTVGDYTRWLSNM; this is translated from the exons ATGGCGcgcctccatctcctcctctcCCGCGCCCTCGCATCGCACCACCTTCTCCCTTGTACGAccgcctccggcctccgccCCACTCCGCGGCGGCCTCTCCCTCCCCACTCTCCGCCGCCTTTTTCTCCTCCACATGGTCATACCCTGccccccttcgccgccgccgcgtcgcggcAATACGCCGCCTCGAGCTTCAGGATAAGGCGCCCGTCGGCGCCGCCGATGTTACTGAGGCGGAGGAAGGCGAGGAGGCCGACGCGGAAGGCCCCCGGCGAGCTCATTGTGCAAATTGGCATCGAGGAGGACATCCCCGACGATCCTGAAATCTTG AGCATTGCGGAAACACTCCGAACTGATGTTGGGAAGGTGGTGAAGGTGGCCTTTGACAACCTTGAAGGCTCTGAGTACAAGACCAGAGATCCTTCTATAAGCAACTTGAACAAGTACAATACCGTCGAGCTTTCTCTGCTGCTTTGTGATGATAATTTCATCAGGGAGCTGAACAAAGAATGGAGGGATGAGGATCACGCTACGGATGTTCTGTCAATGTCACAGCATATCCCGGGGCTTGATATCCCCATT CTGCAGTTGGGTGACATAGTAATTTCTGTTGATACAGCACAGCggcaagcagaagaaagaggCCACACACTTCTTGATGAGATCAGAATCCTTGTGGTTGTttgttttttctctctcttttttttgaggaGG GTGCATGGATTGTTGCATTTATTGGGGTTTGATCATGAACTCAGCGAAGTAGCTGAagaagagatggagaaggaagaagaacatATATTAAATACTCTTGAGTGGAGAGGAAAGGGATTAATTAAGAGTGCATATGACATTGCTAGTGATATGGCACATTTACAAAGTTCTGCTG AGGCCAATAACAATATAGAGAAAGTGAGCCTAAAAGAGGAACGTCGACCCAAATTAAGCCATATGATTTGTGATATAGATG GTACTTTTGTGGATTATGAAGGACGCCTGCATGAAGAATCCGTAGAATCTTTGAGAGAGGCAATTGCAACAGGAGTAAATGTTATCATGGTTACTAGAAAG AGTCGGGTTTCCACCATCAGAACCTTCAAGCATCTTGATGTCCATGATAAAGGTGATTTTGTATCAGTGACATCACCTGGTGTATTTTTGCAG GGTTCACTTGTCTATGGAAGGCATGGCCAAGAAGTTTATAGAGCGGAATTGGATGTGGATATCTGCAAGGAG GCATTTCTGTACTCCTTGAAGCATAAAATTCCTGTTGTTGCATACTGCAAGGAACAATGTTTGACCTTGTTTGAACATCCATTTGTTAACTTGTTGCACACTGTGCATCATGAGAACAAG GTAAAAGTGATGCATTCTGTTGAGGAACTGCTGGAATATTCATCTATTCAG AAGTTGCTACTCTTTGACAGTGCCGAAGAGGATTCATCTGTCCTGAGGCTGCATTGTTCAGAACTGACTGAAGGGAAAGCGCGTGTTCTCAAAATGCAGCCAAATACAATTGATATTGTGCCACTCAATGCTTCGAAGGGTTGTGGTATAAGAATTCTACTTGATCATATTGGAATAACAGAAGAT TGTGATCTTGACACAGTTGGAGACTATACAAGATGGCTGAGCAATATGTGA
- the LOC120655154 gene encoding endoribonuclease YBEY, chloroplastic-like isoform X7, with protein sequence MARLHLLLSRALASHHLLPCTTASGLRPTPRRPLPPHSPPPFSPPHGHTLPPFAAAASRQYAASSFRIRRPSAPPMLLRRRKARRPTRKAPGELIVQIGIEEDIPDDPEILSIAETLRTDVGKVVKVAFDNLEGSEYKTRDPSISNLNKYNTVELSLLLCDDNFIRELNKEWRDEDHATDVLSMSQHIPGLDIPILQLGDIVISVDTAQRQAEERGHTLLDEIRILVVVCFFSLFFLRRVHGLLHLLGFDHELSEVAEEEMEKEEEHILNTLEWRGKGLIKSAYDIASDMAHLQSSAEANNNIEKVSLKEERRPKLSHMICDIDGTFVDYEGRLHEESVESLREAIATGVNVIMVTRKGSLVYGRHGQEVYRAELDVDICKEVVTCNHAFLYSLKHKIPVVAYCKEQCLTLFEHPFVNLLHTVHHENKVKVMHSVEELLEYSSIQKLLLFDSAEEDSSVLRLHCSELTEGKARVLKMQPNTIDIVPLNASKGCGIRILLDHIGITEDCDLDTVGDYTRWLSNM encoded by the exons ATGGCGcgcctccatctcctcctctcCCGCGCCCTCGCATCGCACCACCTTCTCCCTTGTACGAccgcctccggcctccgccCCACTCCGCGGCGGCCTCTCCCTCCCCACTCTCCGCCGCCTTTTTCTCCTCCACATGGTCATACCCTGccccccttcgccgccgccgcgtcgcggcAATACGCCGCCTCGAGCTTCAGGATAAGGCGCCCGTCGGCGCCGCCGATGTTACTGAGGCGGAGGAAGGCGAGGAGGCCGACGCGGAAGGCCCCCGGCGAGCTCATTGTGCAAATTGGCATCGAGGAGGACATCCCCGACGATCCTGAAATCTTG AGCATTGCGGAAACACTCCGAACTGATGTTGGGAAGGTGGTGAAGGTGGCCTTTGACAACCTTGAAGGCTCTGAGTACAAGACCAGAGATCCTTCTATAAGCAACTTGAACAAGTACAATACCGTCGAGCTTTCTCTGCTGCTTTGTGATGATAATTTCATCAGGGAGCTGAACAAAGAATGGAGGGATGAGGATCACGCTACGGATGTTCTGTCAATGTCACAGCATATCCCGGGGCTTGATATCCCCATT CTGCAGTTGGGTGACATAGTAATTTCTGTTGATACAGCACAGCggcaagcagaagaaagaggCCACACACTTCTTGATGAGATCAGAATCCTTGTGGTTGTttgttttttctctctcttttttttgaggaGG GTGCATGGATTGTTGCATTTATTGGGGTTTGATCATGAACTCAGCGAAGTAGCTGAagaagagatggagaaggaagaagaacatATATTAAATACTCTTGAGTGGAGAGGAAAGGGATTAATTAAGAGTGCATATGACATTGCTAGTGATATGGCACATTTACAAAGTTCTGCTG AGGCCAATAACAATATAGAGAAAGTGAGCCTAAAAGAGGAACGTCGACCCAAATTAAGCCATATGATTTGTGATATAGATG GTACTTTTGTGGATTATGAAGGACGCCTGCATGAAGAATCCGTAGAATCTTTGAGAGAGGCAATTGCAACAGGAGTAAATGTTATCATGGTTACTAGAAAG GGTTCACTTGTCTATGGAAGGCATGGCCAAGAAGTTTATAGAGCGGAATTGGATGTGGATATCTGCAAGGAGGTGGTTACTTGCAATCAT GCATTTCTGTACTCCTTGAAGCATAAAATTCCTGTTGTTGCATACTGCAAGGAACAATGTTTGACCTTGTTTGAACATCCATTTGTTAACTTGTTGCACACTGTGCATCATGAGAACAAG GTAAAAGTGATGCATTCTGTTGAGGAACTGCTGGAATATTCATCTATTCAG AAGTTGCTACTCTTTGACAGTGCCGAAGAGGATTCATCTGTCCTGAGGCTGCATTGTTCAGAACTGACTGAAGGGAAAGCGCGTGTTCTCAAAATGCAGCCAAATACAATTGATATTGTGCCACTCAATGCTTCGAAGGGTTGTGGTATAAGAATTCTACTTGATCATATTGGAATAACAGAAGAT TGTGATCTTGACACAGTTGGAGACTATACAAGATGGCTGAGCAATATGTGA